In Capra hircus breed San Clemente chromosome 5, ASM170441v1, whole genome shotgun sequence, the DNA window tattggagcttcaactgcagcatcagtcctttcaacgaatattcagggttgatttcctttaggattgactggtttgatccgatacacagtagtgtatatatgtcaatcccagtctcccaattcatcccaccaccaccccttccCCCCACTTCTGGGGCTTCAACTGCCCTTCACCCGATTTCTGGTAACACCCAGGTCTCTGTACCTAACCCTCACCTTCATCCAGCTGCCCCACAGGCACTTCAGAGTCAACTTGTCTGAAGTTGAATGTGTCCTCTTCCCCTAAGGTTACTCTGCCTCCCCTCACCCTGTGAATGACAGCACTCTCCCCCTGGCTGCCAAACCCTAACCTTGGCCACCATCTCAAGTCTTCCCCTCTGAATAACCCATATCGTTGCCCTGGTCCACTTCCTCCTGGTGATTCCGTATCTTTAGTCTCTTTCCCGTCCCTTCCCTCTCCACTCTGTCCTGCCACTCCTGCATTTCTTGCCACCTGCCTCCTACCTCGTTTACCTCCattccctccaggctcccccttctTCCATTCCATCCACCTACATTGCTATGAGGGCGATGTTCCCAAGAAGCATCACTGATTATTACCACTCTGCTCAAAACTCTTCAGTTGTTCCCCATTGCCTATAGCTTTCTATAGGCCTTTTATAATCTGACTCCTTCTCAACATAACCTTTCCGTGCAAACACACTTGTACGCACCAAAGGCAGGCGGTGTTGAGCTGTCGTGCAGATCCCACCCCCCCTCAGCCACCTTCTGCTCCTGACCCATCTCAGGCCTTGGTCCTGAGGCTTGAGTTTCTACCTCCACTCTCCCTTCTGCCTGCAGCTATCTGGTACTCAACCTCTATCACCACACTTGTAATACTTCTTTACTTAAGTGGGACCTGTATCTTTCCAGAAGAGGAGAGGATGGGAGACAAACATCACACACATACAAGGCGCTACTCTTTATTGCAGGTGCTTGAGGAGAGGCAAGAAGGTAGACAAAGGAGAAAGCATGAAGGGGAAGGGGCCAGGACCCTAGTTGTGTCAGAGCCACAGTCACGGGGCCCAGCACCCTGTGCCAACCAGGTCTAGACAAAGGTGGTAGCTCTGGGGGAGGAATCCTAGGGCCTGCGGCCTCAGACACAGAGCCTGCTAGGCCTGCCAAGGTTAGGGTTAGGGATGGGTGGGGGCCCATTGTCCTTACTCACGAAGGGAGAGGGGAGGCCTGGGAGGAGATGGGGCAGTTCCCCCGCCCCTAATGAGTCCCTGATGCTGCCTCCCAAACGCACGCTCCCCATACTCCCCACTGCCCTCAAAGGGGGAAAGCTGGAGTGTAGAAGAGAAAAGCTCAAAGAAACCTTAAACTGGGCAGGAGAGGGGCAGCTGAGTGAGTGTCTTCGTGGCCTTTTACATCCCCTCGTCCAGCCTCCTCAGTTCCAGATTTTGAGGAAGCTGTCCCAGGAACCGGTGGCCACAGCCATCCCATCAGCTGTGACCCCCAGGCAGCTGACCCTGTTATCGTGACCAGAGAGGATACCttaagagaaagggagaggagtCAGCCTGGCAGGTGTTAGGGAGCCAGGGTTAGAGGTTAGGGGGCGGGGCATCCGACTAAATGAGGAAAGCGGATTAGTCCTAAGGGGCGCGGTTTCCCTCGCAGCCAGTCTCCCCTCCAGGATCTGGGGTGGGTGAGGGACGGGAGGGTTGGACATTGTGTCAGCTGCTGAGAGAAAAGCAAGGGCACCTTGACCCGGAAAACGGGGAAGGAGGGCTTCCAAATGAGGCCCCGAGACAAGTGACTCGGCCAAGGGCACTTGGACAGTAAGCAGTGGAATTAAGGTCTGGATCCTGACTCTGGCCAGTGTTCTCTTCCCTGGGCACCCAGCCTCTCCCAAGAGAGGAAGCCACGATATCTGATTCAACTTCAGCCCAGGCCAGTCCCAGAGAAGCACCCGGGTTGGGGTCAGGGCCCTCAAGTCACATCCCATCCCCTGGTCTCTTGTCACCGCAAAATCCCCACGGTGGCCCTTCCCTTCCATGGAGGCCCCTGAAACCCAGCCCTGACTGGACAGTCCAGGTCCACAGGTCTGGGGGTGACAGGAAGGGGCTCCTCTGGCGGGGAGCAGCTGCAGCAGTGGGCCGTGGTGAAGGGCCGCTTAGAGCAACTTCGCTTTGAGAGGAGATGGTTCTGGACTGGGAACCAAGGGGACTGGCTCTAGGGGCAGAGCTCAGAGTCAGCCAGTAATGAGGGAGCAGCAGTGAGAGGGTACCCACAGGGGAGCCCAGGTGGCCATGGCGGGCAGGCTCTTACCCACGCGCTCGCACTTCATGGAATCCCACACGTTGCAGTTGAAGTCGTCGTAGCCCGCAAAGAGCAGGCGGCCACTGAGCGAGAAGGCCACGGACGTGATGCCGCAGATGATGCTCTCGTGGGCGTAGGTGGTCAGCTCCTGGTCGGCCCGCAAGTCAAACAGGCGGCAGGAGGCATCGTCTGAGCCCGTGCAGATGGCCTCTCCATTGGGGAAGAACTGCAGATACAGGTGGGTGGGGAAGGTGAGGGTCAGGACTCAGACCTGGGCAGCACTCGacctctcctgccctctccctgctcTAGGCCAGTTCCCTCAGCTTCTCTGGCTCCCGCTCCATCCCTTCTGTGGCCTGCCAGCCGCAGCCAGGCTCCCTACACCCTCCCTGTCCACAGTGCTGCCACACGGCAGGGGACAGCATGGGGCTGAGGGTGGGTGGGCAGCGTGCCCACGGTCACACGGTCAGAAGGGTGGAGGCTGTCCCAGACGCCAGCATCTCCAGGCCCTGGATCAGCGTGTCAGCACAGGGCCAAGTACACAAGCATATCCTGAATCTCATCCTCAGGAAACGTCTCATAACCCAATGGAGGGAAAGTCTACAGAAAACTGGCCTGTACTTGTCTAAAGTGTCAATGTCACCAAAGACAGGAAAAGGGCAAAAAGGGTTTCCAATTTAAAAGAAACTGAGAAGACAAGGCAAGGAAATGCGATGCGTGTTCGCGGACAGAGAAAACATTGCTATTTTGGAGATAACTGGTGAAATTGGAATACAGATGTAGACTATAGTATTGCATCAATTTAAACTTCCTGATTTTAAGAATTAGACTGccaggaattccctagtggtctggGCGTTAGGACTCtgttcttccactgcagggggcatgggggaactaagatcctgcaagttatgcggcaataaaataaaaataaaaatcacaacatACTAATAGaaatttataaatgttaaaaaaaaagaattagactATGACGATGGAAGAGAATGGCCTTGATTTTAGGAAGTATATATTGAAgtatgtatgtgctaagtcacttcagtagtgtccaacactttgcaacccaagggaccaaaaaccatcaggttcctctgttcatgagattctccaggcaagaatactggagtgggttgccatctccttctccaacacaCTGATGTATTCAAGGGCTAGAGGGGCGTGAGGTCCGCAACATATTGTCAAAGAACCCAGGGAAAAAATTAATAACCAAGAGTATCTATAGCTACATCTAGAtgggcgtgtgtgtgtctgtccatccctccctccctccctctgcagaGAGGGAACCAAAAAGCATATGTGGCAGAAAGGGGACAGTGACCACAGGTGAAGGGCAGATGGGAACTGTTGCTGttattcttgcaacttttctgtgggtgaaattatttcaaagtgaAAAGTCAGAAGGAAAGGGGCAGGGGGCCGTGGGACGGGATGAAGGctgagtggggggtggggtggggaggtggtccCCGGAGGACACTGAAGCAAGGGGGGCTTACGCAGATGGCGTTGATGTCCGACTCGTGGCCCGTGAAAGTCTGCCGGCAGGTCCCCTCCCGCACGTCCCAGAGCTTGGCGCTGGCGTCGCAGGCCCCCGAGATgaagagtctgaagtcaggggacACGGCCAGGCTCATGCAGTCCCCTGTGTGCCCCACAAACACAGTCTTCTGCTGCCCAGTCTCGATGTCCCACAGGGCGCTGCGGGGCGGGGGGACACGCTGTCACCCAGCGAGGCCGGCACAGAGGCACCGCCCCAGCCATCGCACCCACGGGCGCCTGGGCCTCACCATGTGGTGTCCCCGGAGCTGGTCACGATGTTGTTGTCGTCCAGGAAACGGCAGCAGGAGAGATAACCTGGGTCGGGGGGTGGAGGCGGTTAGGACAGGGCCCTGGCTGCTGGACACAACCCGCAGGTACCCTTGGCCTCTCACTCACCCGTGTGAGCCGACAGCTCCCGGCTGACCTTGACGTTGCCCTCCCGGGATTTGAGGCTGTAGATGGAACACATGTTGTCCAGCCCCCCACAGGCCACGAAGTTCCCTGACGGGGCGTAGGCACAGGTCATGACCCAGGAGGAGCGCAGTGGGATGGCATGGACCTGCAAGGGTGGGATGGCAGGGGCCTGGGCTGAGCTCCCAGGTCGGGGCACAGGAAGGGCGTGGGATGCCCCAGGAAGGCGGGTGACAGCGGGGCCGCGGGCCGGGCTGATACCTTGTTGGTGGTGTATGTGTCCCACACGATCAGCTTCCCATCTTGCGAGGCGCTTACCAACAGCCTGGGCAGAGGAGAGACACACGTGGCTCCCAACCCTCCTTTCCTGCCTGTCTCCCCCTaggccccctgccccccagcccaggcctcttAAGCCTCACTTAGAGTCAGTGGCCCAGTGCATGGCATAGATCTTGGCCAGGTGTCCCCTTAAGGTCCGCCGTGTCCGCATCTGCACACGTCCCACGACTTCGAGGCCAGACACCAGCTGCAGGAAGTTAGTTagctcagttgctcggttgtgtccaactgtttgcgaccccatggactgtagcctgccacactcccctgtccatggaattctccaggcaagaataccggagtgggttgccattcccttctccaggggatcttccccacacaggaactgaatccacatctcctgcattgcaggtggattctttaccacctgagccacaaggaaagctctAAAAGGGGGTGTCAGAAGTCAGGGGGAGCAGACCTCCCTGTgcgtggttaggactctgtgctccaaatgcaggcacatgggttcaatccctggttggggaactaggatcctacacACCACACAGcacagataaaaataaagaaatcagggtGAGCAGGGTGCATGCCTATGTGTCAGCGTCTGAGCCAGGATTGTGTGTGAGCTTCTGTTCCATGCCCAGCTCGAAGTCGGGCCTCTAGCCTGACTGAGGGCTGAGAAGTCAACCCTTCCCAGGAGTGGCTTATACAGGTGTAGAGACAGACATGGGCAAGGCCAGGGTGTGTAGCTAAGGGTTTAACCACCACCTCTCCTGGGTGGAGGTGAGGGGGAAGGGGGTTCCATCATGTAAACACCCCCACCTTGACCGATTCAAGCTGCCAATGAGTCCACCACACATGGACTTGGGATGATATGCACACATTTGGTTGAACCCAGCCACTAGGAGCCTGCCCTCACCCACAGCTGCTGCTCAGCCAGCGCTAAGTGGGTATCCAGAGCAGCACCATGGCACTGAACTGCACCCTCCTGAAACTTGGGGTCCTATGCCCCTGAGGCTCCTTTGGCCTTCTAGACATTAGACTGGGGCTCCAGAGTCAAAAGACCTGACCTGCCATTTATTTGCTTTGTTatctcaggcaagttacttaacctctctgagcccccttttccatctgtaaaaatgAAGGAAGTTTTTAGCACCAGACTTAAGGAGTTGTcaggaaaattaaatgaaattatgtaTTTAAGCAacttagcccagtgcctggctcatgttcagtaaatgtttactcttattattaacatttaattCAATCTAAGATGGCACCAGCTCCAAGAAGCACCATTCTTTTATGGATCACTAAGAAAAAGTGCTACCGATTATAACTGTAAGGATCATTGTTGGATGCATCTCAATTTCCAGGATGTCaaaatgtgggggaaaaaaaatgcatccaGGACTGAAAAAGTGCACTATCAGTCAGCTCGTAATTAAGAGTCTtgtctgggctttccaggtgactcagtggtaaagaatccacctgcacacacaggagatgcaggttcaatccctggattgggaagatcccctggagaaggaaatggcaacccactccagtattcttgcctggagagttccatggacagaggagcctggctggctacagtccacggggtcgcaaaagagtcaacaagactgagcgactaaacagcaacagctaGTCTCCCAGGGCTTCTGGTTTAACAGCCCTAGTCCTCTTCATCCTGGCCAGCCAGCCAGGAGGGGTTGGCGCTCTTGTTTTGTGGATGAGGACAGCGTCTGCCTCCCTAGGCTCCGGCTCAGTGCCTGGCCCATAGCAGACCTCACaaaatgttgaatgaattaattcatgtcattcctcattccaaggacGCACTGTACTGGAGCCTGGGCGCCAGGCTGTGGCTGGTCAGGGGGCTCCCACgccatcccctcccctccacccctcccctctggccctgtcGGGGGTGGCGGGGGCTCACCTCTGCCAGGGTAGTGTCAGCACAGGCTTTCCTGGCATCCTAGGGGGAAAGCAGACATGGGCGTGGGTAGGGGCAGGGTGTGTGCACGGGTGTCTAGGTGGGTGGGTTTGGGGCTCTAGGGTTTTGAGGGGCGGGGGGCACATCTCAAATCTGAGCTCCAAGTTCAGGAAGTCTCTGGGCACTTCCAGGTCAGGGGTCTCTGAGATGTCAATCAGGGTGAAGCCAGCCCTTCCCCCGGGGGCCACACTCGGTTCCTGGTTTCCCCATGTCCCCTGGTGGGATGGAGGGTTCTGGGGTTACTGCGATCTGCTTCTTGAGCTGCTCCGCTTCCTGCCGCAACTGTTCCATCTCCCCCATGGTGGACGGCTTGAGGGGTGGCTCCTTGGTCTCCTGCCGGGGACATGGGGTGTATGTAGGGGGACCCCCACCAGACCACGTTTGTGTTCCTCGTGTCCCACACCAGACTCCTCATGGGGGGCTGGAGCCCCCTCCCCACATCGGGCTAGGATTGGGTGGTCTGCACCGCCTCCCCTGCCATCTGGAGTCCCGGGCCTCCCCCGTGCCCCCCGCAGCCCCCAGACCCAGAGGGCAGAGCCAGGCCAGCCCCTCTTACTTGGGCTCTGACTTTAAGCTTCCAGCTCTGGTCCCCAGGCGCCTCCTGGCTCCCTCAGCCGCGACACCCGCCCGTCACCTGCCCCGGCTCTGCTGCCAGAGgagctggcctggcctggccccgCTTGGGGGGGGATGCGGGGGGGTGCAGACAGGGAAGGGTAGGGCCAATGACGACTGTCAGGCAAATGAAATCAGCTGGAGGGTGGTGgcgggtggcgggggtggggtggggggaccaggggacagggagggaggtgtgCAGCTTGTAGAGGGGCCTAGGCCCAGCCCAGGGAGGGTGGGAGCAGGAGTGTGGGGCTACAGCGGGGCAGGGCGCCCCTCCCCCCCACACCCCGCAACAAGccctggagggaggagggtggggtgcTTCCCTGGCCAGTCCCTCtccaggcagagagcagagcaTCAGGCCCCAAGGGATTAGAGCAAAGCTGTGAGGATTAAGGGTTGGGTCTGGGAGGGTGCAAAGGAGCAGCCCGACCATGCTCCAGGGTGCCCCCACAGGTCTGGCCCCCCATCCCGTGGTGATGATCTTCACCATCAGGGCCTACCTAGCAACTAGCCCAGGAGCCAGAGAGCGAGCAGGAGAGATGGCCCATTGTCAACACCCCGAGTTGTGCTCCCGAGCTCAGGGTGGTGGGGGAGCGGGCTGTGGTGGCCACGGGGAGGCACAGGCAGGAGCTGAGATTAGAAGGCACTGATCTGGATAATCCTTCTTCAGGACAAACCCCAACCAGCTGCCCCCGGGGGCTGATCCTGGGGGGTTGGGAGGAGGTCCAGGAGACCCAAAGAGGACGGACGGGCCTGGCCCAGCTTGGGGTGCAGAGGATGGCAGTGGAGAGCAAGCCCATCCGCTGCTCGCATCTGGTGTTGGGCCCTCACGACTCGCGGGACTCTGCTGGGGCCGTGAAGCCAAGAAGCAGAGGGATCAGGCTGCCCTAAGTCTCGGCCAAGCTCAGAGAGGGAAGACGCTGGCTTAGAGTAAGAGGCCCAGGGAGCAGCTGTCAGGGGTCAGGGTTCATTTGCATGAGGAAGGCAGGTGGTTGATATTTCCCTGACAAATCACGGACTGGAGGGGCCCATCTCCGGGAGCCCAGGATACCTGTCTCCTCCCGGGCCAGCCACAGCTTCTCCCACCtccagccaccatggaaaccacGATACACTTGACTGGCCCCAGCAGAGGGATGGTCAGGATCTTTATTGACAGGCTGGGGAgggcgggggcggaggggggggggcgACCCTCTCTCTCATCTTCCTCACTTACAGCACCCACTCTGGCCCTGCCCCCTGCCAGTTCTTTCCACTTCGGCCTTGCCCATCTTCTGTCTGTCCTAGGCCTGGAGGTCCATCCTGGCTGGGcccaggccagtccccaggctAAGTCTGTACAGGGTCCTCCGAGTCCAGGGTTGCATGGCCCTGGTGATCCCCAAGATGGCAGGGTACAGGGATGGAGGCCTCACTGTACTGCAGCGGtcacacaggggcttcccaggggtccCCGGCATCAAGGCAGACCCTCCACAAGTCAAGAGGCCATATCCCCGAGAAGCTGGGCCGGTCCCCTCACAACTCCTCTCGAATGCGAGGCGGCTTCCCAGCCTTGTCCTGGAGCCGTGGAAGCCTTCGGCTAGGGGGTTCTGGGCCGGGGTCCCTGCTGGCCACGTCTTCTTCATCCTTCTCCGGCCCCCGCAGCAGGTCTTTGGCTTCCGTCCACTCCTGGGGAGTGAGGAGGAGGGTCTAGGCTGATTTCCCCCTCACCAGCATCCGCCCTGCCCCGGGACTCTCCCTGGGTCATCTTAGCCCCACCCCTTGCCCGCCAGCGTGCCCACCTCTCACACAGCCAAGCCCCACCGCCTGCTCACCTGCTCCCTGTGCTCAGGGGCCCAGGTGTGCCACAGTGCCAGGGCACAGCGCCGCCCCCGTGTCACGGCCCATacgccatggggattctccacgcCCGAGCTGAAGGCCACGAGGCGGCCGCAGCGAGGCCGAACCTGTGCCTGGGTTGGGGGGGTGGATGGTAGATTCAGCTCCAGGGAGAGGTCTTCAGAGACCTTGACCCTGACTCCCTGGAGCAGGACGGGGTAGGGGCTCAGATAGCAAGAGCTCTCTTGCCCACCGCATCCCCTCCTTAGTTCAGGGACTACCTTGGGGCAAGTGGCAACCAGGCCGCCACTGGGAGCACCGAATGCCAGACTGGAGGCTGGAGGAGTTGgagccaaaaggagaagggacTCTGTCCGCCCCTGTGCCCTGCTTCTTCTGCCCACCCTCTGCCCAACCAGACTCTGGGTTCTGGGCATCAGGGTCCTGGGGACATTTTCCACCCCAGAGAGGGATTGGATGACAGGGAGCTGGTGGTGGTGAGCAAAGAAGGAGCTAAATGGATAAGGCAGAGCAATGCACAATAAAAAATCACAGCTCCGGTCCTTCTGCTGGTCCTAGACCTGAGCTTCTACCTGGAGTAGAGGCTTAGAGTACTGTGCTTCATCGCCCAAtctttatttttgagttttttattatttatttagttatttattatttatttatttggctgtaccgggtTTTAGTTACAACACACAAGatttttcagttgcagcatgcagaatctagttccccaactagggatcgaaccttggcCTTCGAGTCTTTGgggcacagagtctcagccacaggACCAACCAGGGAAGTACCTCACCTTCCCTCCTATAGGAAGTGAGGTGATCACTGAAGGCAGGGCCTAGAGGGGCCCCTTGGAGGTCTCCTGGGAGGAGCTAGAAGAGCCCCTGAACAGACAAGAGTGGGGAGATGCTGCAGAAGCCGGAAAGGAGAGGGTT includes these proteins:
- the GNB3 gene encoding guanine nucleotide-binding protein G(I)/G(S)/G(T) subunit beta-3 — protein: MGEMEQLRQEAEQLKKQIADARKACADTTLAELVSGLEVVGRVQMRTRRTLRGHLAKIYAMHWATDSKLLVSASQDGKLIVWDTYTTNKVHAIPLRSSWVMTCAYAPSGNFVACGGLDNMCSIYSLKSREGNVKVSRELSAHTGYLSCCRFLDDNNIVTSSGDTTCALWDIETGQQKTVFVGHTGDCMSLAVSPDFRLFISGACDASAKLWDVREGTCRQTFTGHESDINAICFFPNGEAICTGSDDASCRLFDLRADQELTTYAHESIICGITSVAFSLSGRLLFAGYDDFNCNVWDSMKCERVGILSGHDNRVSCLGVTADGMAVATGSWDSFLKIWN